A single genomic interval of Mangifera indica cultivar Alphonso chromosome 5, CATAS_Mindica_2.1, whole genome shotgun sequence harbors:
- the LOC123215665 gene encoding pentatricopeptide repeat-containing protein At4g26680, mitochondrial → MLNSMAHLLTVRRFSSLFNTLDKNCTSRNPSISGNLVKKSWNPIPVPHRTLPEPKGQDFDFVNIVYSHLIHSEWESLKPLSTHLTPFRVKHILLKIQKDYVLSLEFFSWVQNLKPTSHTLETHSIILHILTKNRKFKSAESILRGILGSGSIDLQCKLFEAMLYSYRMCDSSPRVFDLLFKTYAHMKKFRDATDTFCQMKDYGFYPTIESCNKYLGSLLDLDRVDIALGFFREMQGHKISPNVYTLNILMCVFCKLGKLEKAAEVFKKMQKMGFSPTVSSYNTLIKGYCNKGFLSLALKQKKSMEWNGVQPNVITFNTLIHGFCKEGKLHEASKIFSEMKAINVSPNTVTYNTLINGYSQVGNSDMGGRLYEEMLKNEIKVDILTYNALLLGLCKEGKTKKAVNLVKVLDKENIVPNASTFSALITGQSVKKNSGRAFQLYKSMIRSSFHPSKHTFEMLISTFCKDDDFDGAVEVLQDMLERRITPDSVILSELCSGLCLCGNDELALKLLYSMEMRRLLPEGFDKTRQWT, encoded by the coding sequence aTGTTAAATTCGATGGCCCATCTTTTGACAGTTCGTCGATTTTCAAGTCTGTTCAATACCCTAGACAAAAATTGCACTTCTCGAAACCCTTCAATTTCTGGGAATTTAGTGAAAAAGAGCTGGAACCCAATTCCAGTTCCTCACAGAACTCTTCCTGAACCTAAAGGTCAAGACTTTGATTTTGTTAACATTGTATATAGTCATTTAATTCACTCTGAATGGGAAAGTCTGAAACCTTTGTCAACCCATTTGACACCTTTTAGAGTCAAGCATATTTTATTGAAGATTCAAAAAGATTATGTTCTTTCACTAGAGTTTTTCTCTTGGGTCCAAAACCTTAAACCCACTTCACATACCCTTGAAACTCATTCAATAATTCTCCATATCTTAACCAAAAACAGGAAGTTTAAGTCAGCAGAATCAATTTTGAGAGGTATTCTTGGTTCGGGTTCAATTGATTTACAATGTAAGTTGTTTGAAGCTATGCTATATTCATATCGGATGTGTGATTCTTCTCCACGAgtttttgatttattgtttaaGACTTATGCTCATATGAAGAAGTTTAGAGACGCAACTGACACTTTTTGTCAAATGAAGGATTATGGTTTTTACCCTACCATTGAATCTTGCAACAAGTATCTGGGTTCATTGCTTGATCTTGATAGGGTTGATATTGCTTTAGGATTCTTCAGAGAAATGCAGGGGCATAAGATTTCACCGAATGTTTATACTCTAAATATCTTAATGTGTGTTTTTTGTAAGCTGGGGAAGCTTGAAAAGGCAGCTGAAGTGTTCAAGAAAATGCAGAAGATGGGTTTTAGTCCCACAGTTTCATCTTATAATACCTTGATCAAAGGATATTGTAATAAGGGTTTTTTGAGCTTGGCTTTGAAGCAGAAAAAATCAATGGAGTGGAATGGTGTGCAACCGAATGTGATTACTTTTAATACACTTATCCATGGTTTTTGCAAGGAAGGGAAATTACATGAAGCTAGTAAGATCTTTAGTGAGATGAAAGCTATAAATGTCTCGCCCAATACTGTGACTTATAACACTTTGATAAATGGTTATAGTCAAGTGGGAAATAGCGATATGGGTGGCAGGCTTTATGAAGAGATGTTGAAGAATGAAATCAAGGTTGATATACTGACTTATAATGCCTTGCTATTAGGTCTATGCAAAGAGGGCAAGACAAAGAAAGCAGTGAATTTGGTTAAAGTTCTTGATAAAGAAAACATAGTCCCAAATGCTTCAACCTTTTCAGCTCTTATCACAGGACAGTCTGTGAAGAAGAACTCTGGGCGTGCCTTTCAGCTGTATAAAAGCATGATCAGGAGTAGTTTTCATCCAAGCAAACATACTTTTGAGATGTTGATATCCACATTTTGTAaggatgatgattttgatggagCAGTTGAAGTCTTGCAGGATATGCTTGAAAGACGTATAACTCCAGATTCAGTTATTTTGTCTGAGCTTTGTAGTGGACTTTGCCTGTGTGGAAATGATGAATTGGCATTGAAGCTGTTATACAGCATGGAAATGAGACGCCTTTTGCCAGAAGGTTTTGATAAAACCAGACAATGGACATAG